Proteins from a single region of Acidobacteriota bacterium:
- the gcvPA gene encoding aminomethyl-transferring glycine dehydrogenase subunit GcvPA, whose amino-acid sequence MEMRYIPNSPEERAEMLEVIGLGSADDLFRTIPSDVQLNRSLNVTEPLAEPEVIAAMEAMAARNSGAGKPSFLGAGVYSHYSPTVVDYLIQRSEFFTSYTPYQPEVSQGTLQYIFEFQTLICQLTGMDVANASMYDGSTSTAEAVLMAQRVTRRDKVLVAETVHFEYEEVTKTYTQHGDSTFETVAFDTVTGRVSEEDLSKLDDKTACLVVQSPNFFGCIEDLEHLAERVHAVGALLIVVVTEAISLGMLKTPGQCGADIVVGEGQSFGIPMSFGGPHVGLFACKEKYVRNMPGRLVGIAYDKNGNRGFVLTLATREQHIRREKATSNICTNQGLIALAATIYMESMGRKGLQEVAMQNAQKAAYARKRIASLSGYSIPFSTPTFNEFVVRGPKPADETLEAVRVKHGIVGGLALSKYYRNNPNDILICVTETNSKAQIDALVAALADACA is encoded by the coding sequence ATCGAAATGCGTTATATTCCAAATTCACCTGAAGAACGCGCCGAAATGCTCGAGGTGATCGGCCTCGGATCGGCCGACGATTTGTTTCGGACGATCCCGTCCGACGTCCAGCTGAACCGTTCCTTGAACGTCACGGAACCGCTCGCCGAACCTGAGGTCATCGCGGCAATGGAAGCGATGGCCGCGAGAAATTCGGGCGCCGGCAAACCATCATTTCTGGGCGCGGGCGTTTACTCGCATTACAGCCCGACGGTCGTCGATTATCTGATCCAGCGGAGCGAGTTTTTCACGAGCTACACGCCGTACCAACCCGAAGTTTCGCAGGGCACGCTCCAGTATATCTTCGAATTCCAGACGCTGATCTGCCAACTGACGGGTATGGACGTCGCGAACGCGTCGATGTACGACGGCTCGACGTCGACCGCCGAAGCCGTCCTGATGGCCCAGCGCGTGACGCGCCGCGACAAGGTTCTCGTCGCCGAGACGGTTCATTTCGAATACGAAGAGGTCACGAAAACCTATACCCAGCACGGGGATTCGACGTTCGAAACGGTGGCCTTCGATACCGTGACCGGTCGCGTTTCCGAAGAAGACCTGAGCAAACTCGATGACAAAACGGCGTGTCTCGTCGTTCAGTCTCCGAATTTTTTCGGATGCATCGAGGACCTTGAGCATCTTGCCGAACGGGTTCACGCCGTCGGCGCGCTGCTGATCGTCGTCGTCACCGAGGCGATCTCGTTGGGAATGCTGAAAACACCGGGCCAATGCGGTGCTGACATCGTGGTCGGCGAAGGCCAGTCGTTCGGGATACCGATGAGTTTCGGCGGCCCGCACGTCGGGCTTTTCGCGTGCAAGGAAAAATACGTCAGAAATATGCCGGGACGCCTCGTCGGCATCGCCTACGACAAGAACGGCAACCGCGGTTTCGTGCTGACGCTCGCGACGCGCGAACAGCACATCCGGCGCGAGAAGGCGACCTCGAACATTTGTACGAATCAGGGACTGATCGCGCTCGCCGCAACGATCTATATGGAATCGATGGGACGGAAAGGGTTGCAGGAGGTCGCGATGCAGAACGCCCAGAAGGCGGCTTACGCCCGGAAGCGGATCGCGTCGCTGAGCGGGTATTCGATTCCCTTTTCGACGCCGACTTTCAATGAATTCGTCGTCCGCGGCCCCAAGCCGGCGGACGAAACGCTTGAAGCCGTTCGGGTTAAACACGGGATCGTCGGCGGCCTCGCGTTGTCAAAATACTATCGCAACAATCCGAACGACATTCTGATTTGCGTCACCGAAACGAATTCCAAGGCGCAGATCGACGCGCTCGTCGCGGCGTTGGCCGATGCTTGCGCGTGA
- the bshC gene encoding bacillithiol biosynthesis cysteine-adding enzyme BshC, which yields MKQEIVCPCPTGNVVLGTESVPFSEIPHQSKLFIEYQKDPAALREFYPNAIVGHTDISSRIGDVLANYKADRSAVCDVLEQANRAAGAGDETIRNITLLRDGDCVAVVSGQQAGLFSGPLYTIYKALSAVKHAECLRGRGFKAVPVFWIATEDHDFLEVSNTFVIDKSGDLAEVRNEPKRCYENLPVGYVKLDGSIKQTIDELFRLLPHTEFTDELRAQIEETWASGVDYGDAFARLMTRLMGKYGLILLCPLDERLKRIAEPIYSGAIEHAEEIVARLRERSALLVQNGYHAQVLIEEDYFPLFWQAKNRTRHALKKTAEGTYKAKDLEREFTREELAAIARAEPHRFSPSVVLRSVVQDYILPTVCYYGGAAEIAYFAQSAEVYRILDRPITTILHRQSFTFVESKHGKTLSRYELALKDLFQGREALIPELVKRFLNADTSELFAEVEDKINIELNRLDRNLATVEPTLADGLAKRRKKIIYHIGNLRRKFYRAQYQKDESIRRQIETAYAALMPHDHLQERTLNVLSLLNHYGPYFIDWIYQATDLDDKGHRVISA from the coding sequence GTGAAACAAGAAATCGTCTGTCCCTGTCCGACCGGAAACGTTGTTCTCGGAACCGAAAGCGTTCCGTTCTCAGAGATCCCGCACCAGTCAAAGCTGTTTATCGAGTATCAAAAGGATCCGGCGGCGTTGCGCGAGTTTTACCCGAATGCGATCGTTGGCCATACTGACATTTCCTCCCGTATCGGCGATGTGCTCGCCAATTACAAGGCTGACCGCAGCGCCGTGTGCGATGTTCTCGAACAGGCGAACCGGGCGGCTGGCGCTGGCGATGAAACGATTCGGAACATCACGCTCCTGCGCGATGGCGACTGTGTTGCCGTCGTTTCGGGTCAGCAGGCGGGGCTCTTTTCCGGCCCGCTCTATACTATCTACAAGGCGCTCTCCGCGGTCAAACACGCCGAATGTCTTCGCGGCCGCGGTTTTAAGGCGGTTCCGGTTTTTTGGATCGCGACCGAGGACCACGACTTTCTCGAAGTCTCGAACACCTTTGTGATCGATAAATCGGGCGACCTCGCCGAAGTTCGCAACGAGCCCAAGCGTTGTTACGAGAATCTGCCTGTCGGTTACGTCAAACTCGACGGTTCGATCAAACAGACGATCGACGAGTTGTTTCGTCTTTTGCCGCACACGGAATTCACCGACGAACTTCGCGCGCAGATCGAAGAAACCTGGGCTTCCGGTGTCGATTACGGCGACGCCTTTGCCCGTTTGATGACACGCCTAATGGGCAAATACGGCCTGATCCTGCTGTGCCCGCTCGACGAGCGTTTGAAGCGCATCGCCGAGCCCATTTACAGCGGCGCGATAGAACACGCCGAAGAGATCGTCGCACGGCTCCGTGAACGCAGCGCGTTGCTCGTTCAAAACGGTTATCACGCGCAGGTTCTGATCGAGGAAGACTATTTTCCGCTTTTCTGGCAAGCCAAGAACCGGACGCGCCACGCGCTCAAGAAAACTGCTGAAGGAACCTACAAGGCGAAGGATCTCGAGCGGGAGTTTACACGTGAGGAACTCGCGGCGATCGCCAGGGCCGAGCCGCACCGGTTCAGTCCGAGCGTCGTTCTGCGGTCGGTCGTCCAGGACTATATTCTGCCAACCGTCTGCTATTACGGCGGCGCGGCCGAGATCGCATATTTTGCTCAAAGCGCGGAAGTTTACAGGATACTTGACCGCCCCATCACGACGATACTCCATCGACAGAGTTTCACTTTCGTCGAATCGAAACACGGCAAAACCCTGTCCCGCTACGAACTCGCGCTGAAAGATCTGTTTCAGGGGCGCGAAGCGCTGATTCCCGAGTTGGTCAAGCGGTTTCTGAACGCGGACACTTCGGAGCTTTTCGCCGAGGTTGAAGACAAGATAAACATCGAACTTAACCGGCTCGACCGGAATCTCGCGACCGTCGAGCCGACGCTCGCGGATGGACTTGCGAAGCGCCGCAAAAAGATCATTTACCACATCGGAAATCTGCGACGGAAGTTCTATCGCGCGCAATACCAAAAAGACGAATCGATC
- the gcvH gene encoding glycine cleavage system protein GcvH — protein MANIPENLRYSKDHEWVLVDGDIATIGITDYAQHSLGDVVYVDLPRAGDAFATHEAFGSVESVKAVSEIFTPVAGEVTEVNDGLNDAPEGVNTDPYGAGWMLKVKMTNPHEADGMMSAVEYEEYLSANA, from the coding sequence ATGGCAAACATCCCTGAAAATTTACGTTATTCAAAAGACCACGAATGGGTTTTGGTTGACGGCGACATTGCAACGATCGGCATTACCGATTACGCGCAGCATTCGCTCGGCGACGTCGTTTACGTCGATCTGCCGCGCGCCGGTGACGCTTTTGCGACGCACGAGGCCTTTGGTTCGGTCGAATCGGTGAAGGCCGTTTCCGAGATCTTCACGCCGGTCGCCGGCGAAGTCACCGAAGTCAACGATGGATTGAACGACGCCCCTGAGGGCGTCAACACCGATCCATACGGAGCGGGTTGGATGCTGAAGGTCAAGATGACCAATCCGCACGAAGCCGACGGTATGATGTCGGCCGTCGAATACGAAGAGTACCTTAGCGCGAACGCTTGA
- the gcvPB gene encoding aminomethyl-transferring glycine dehydrogenase subunit GcvPB has product MTIKKVTQHPTQNEALIFDRSQTGRIGYSLPKLDVEETNIDDLIPAALRRSDDLEGVPEVSEVDVIRHFTRMSTWNFSIDLGMYPLGSCTMKYNSRLNEKVARIGGFAGLHPLAPEEESQGALELIWRLQEDLIEITGLPGVSLQPAAGAQGEMTGVLLIRAFLDKRDGDEAHNRRVMLIPDSAHGTNPASAALAGFSVKTIRSTEEGLTDLGHLRELCAEGGVAGLMLTNPNTVGIFEKNIKEICDIIHGAGGLVYMDGANMNALVGVARPGDMGVDVIHLNLHKTFSTPHGGGGPGCGPCCCSAELKPFLPVPSVEKNGGRFHLNYDHPESIGRVKAFFGNFGMMIRALAYVYTHGASGLREATETAVLNARYLAHHLADDFDKPFDSDCMHEVIFSHKNQSRKGVHTLDIAKRLIDYGFHPMTIYFPLIVEGAMLIEPTESVGRADLDAFIEAMKDINEEAQTDPQLVIDAPHSTRIGRLDEATAARKPVLKWQKDMESMGTSA; this is encoded by the coding sequence ATGACTATCAAGAAAGTTACACAGCATCCGACACAGAACGAGGCATTGATCTTCGATCGCTCGCAGACCGGTCGCATCGGCTACTCCCTGCCGAAACTCGATGTCGAAGAAACGAACATTGACGATCTGATCCCGGCGGCGCTGCGCCGCTCCGACGATCTCGAAGGGGTTCCGGAGGTTTCAGAAGTTGACGTCATCCGCCATTTTACACGGATGTCAACGTGGAACTTTTCGATCGATCTCGGAATGTATCCGTTAGGCAGCTGCACGATGAAGTACAACTCGCGCCTCAACGAGAAGGTCGCGAGGATCGGCGGATTTGCCGGTCTTCATCCGCTCGCCCCGGAAGAAGAATCGCAGGGCGCGCTCGAACTGATCTGGCGTCTTCAGGAAGACCTGATCGAGATCACCGGTCTTCCCGGCGTTTCGCTGCAGCCGGCGGCCGGCGCTCAGGGCGAGATGACCGGGGTTCTTCTGATTCGCGCCTTTCTCGACAAACGCGACGGCGACGAGGCGCATAACCGGCGTGTGATGCTTATTCCCGACTCGGCCCACGGCACGAATCCGGCGTCGGCGGCGCTCGCGGGATTTTCTGTAAAGACGATTCGATCGACGGAGGAAGGATTGACTGATCTTGGCCATCTGCGCGAACTCTGCGCCGAGGGCGGCGTCGCGGGATTAATGCTGACGAACCCGAACACCGTCGGTATTTTTGAGAAGAACATCAAGGAGATTTGCGACATCATTCACGGGGCCGGCGGCCTGGTCTATATGGACGGCGCGAATATGAACGCGCTCGTCGGCGTCGCGCGTCCGGGCGATATGGGCGTCGATGTCATCCACCTTAACCTGCACAAGACGTTTTCGACGCCTCACGGCGGCGGCGGTCCGGGCTGCGGTCCGTGTTGCTGTTCAGCTGAACTGAAGCCGTTCCTGCCGGTTCCGAGCGTCGAAAAGAACGGCGGTCGTTTTCACTTGAACTACGATCACCCGGAATCGATCGGACGCGTCAAGGCGTTTTTCGGAAATTTCGGAATGATGATCCGCGCGCTCGCCTACGTTTACACGCACGGCGCGAGCGGCTTGCGCGAAGCAACGGAAACGGCGGTTTTGAACGCGCGGTATCTTGCGCATCACCTTGCCGACGATTTCGACAAGCCGTTCGATAGCGACTGTATGCACGAAGTCATCTTTTCGCACAAGAACCAGTCGCGGAAAGGCGTGCACACGCTCGACATCGCCAAGCGCCTGATCGACTACGGATTCCATCCGATGACCATCTACTTCCCGTTAATTGTTGAAGGGGCGATGCTTATCGAACCGACCGAATCAGTCGGCCGGGCCGATCTCGACGCTTTCATCGAAGCGATGAAGGATATCAATGAGGAAGCTCAGACCGATCCGCAACTTGTCATCGACGCACCGCATTCGACCCGCATCGGCCGGCTCGACGAAGCCACTGCGGCCCGTAAACCGGTCCTCAAATGGCAGAAGGATATGGAGTCGATGGGAACGAGCGCTTAG
- a CDS encoding G-D-S-L family lipolytic protein, whose amino-acid sequence MLRLSFFLIFALSLAAVDVSGQKLRVVFFGDSITELGVKEGGYVTRITEIAKNEGKGETFEFFGSGIGGNKIYDLFLRAEEDIVKNSPDIVVIYVGVNDVWHKRLLGTGTDFDKFGKFYEALVKKLEDGKIKVVVCTPAVIGERTDFSNDSDGDLNLYAKWIRDFAARRKLPLVDLRKAFLEHNLKSNPENKPSGILTTDRVHLNAAGNELVAREMWKVLKAQ is encoded by the coding sequence ATGCTGAGACTCTCCTTTTTCCTGATCTTTGCATTGTCGCTCGCGGCCGTCGACGTTTCCGGCCAAAAACTGCGCGTCGTCTTTTTCGGCGATTCGATAACCGAACTCGGAGTCAAAGAGGGCGGTTATGTTACGAGAATCACGGAAATCGCCAAGAACGAAGGAAAAGGGGAGACCTTCGAGTTTTTCGGTTCCGGAATCGGCGGAAACAAGATCTACGACCTTTTTCTCCGGGCCGAAGAGGACATCGTCAAGAATTCGCCCGATATAGTCGTTATCTACGTCGGCGTGAACGATGTCTGGCACAAGCGTTTGCTCGGAACGGGAACCGATTTTGACAAATTCGGAAAGTTCTACGAGGCGCTCGTCAAGAAACTCGAGGACGGGAAGATCAAGGTGGTCGTCTGTACGCCGGCGGTGATCGGCGAACGGACCGATTTTTCGAACGATTCGGACGGCGATCTGAATCTCTACGCCAAGTGGATCCGCGATTTTGCGGCGCGAAGGAAACTGCCGTTGGTCGATCTGCGAAAGGCGTTTCTCGAGCATAATTTGAAAAGCAACCCGGAGAACAAACCGTCGGGGATTTTGACGACGGATCGGGTCCACCTCAACGCTGCAGGCAACGAACTGGTCGCGCGCGAGATGTGGAAAGTTTTGAAGGCACAGTGA
- a CDS encoding tetratricopeptide repeat protein, with protein sequence MLKFAKIFGALFLILVAGIVFGARAQDDPAAAAIEFFNAGQDAHERGDIRKAIELYGAALKQLPEFPEAEYQLGTAFLALEQRSEAEDAFRRAIKLREDWTLPMAALGSLLVQRAEFAEAETLLLKAVELDPQNSPAFTALADLRLRTRARPEVLSDLLTKIRILTGKAKPTSGILIAQASIERALNDIAGAKLSVERALSIEPNSRTALAERAEIALVANDAKSAVVDAQSLVRSSPSAANKFLLARALAAGGSVEEALKLIDSIPERTKEVEAFRQILVDAASVDPASLEKQLAADPKNVVVLGRLCSLLRTSDPQKALDYCRRAYDEDPKNIDYVIGFGAALVQAKQYENAITVLDKVLRVAPDNFTARANLAVALFQLKRFAEAKTAYRWLADRRPDLAIAHYFLGIIHDQLQEYMDAMANYQRFLKLADPEAQRLEIDKVNLRLPILQKQIKKKV encoded by the coding sequence ATGTTGAAGTTTGCAAAAATTTTCGGCGCGTTGTTCTTGATTCTGGTTGCGGGAATCGTCTTCGGCGCGCGGGCTCAGGATGATCCGGCCGCCGCGGCGATCGAGTTCTTCAATGCCGGACAGGACGCGCACGAGAGAGGCGACATCAGGAAAGCGATCGAACTATACGGCGCCGCGCTCAAACAACTGCCTGAGTTCCCTGAGGCAGAGTACCAACTCGGAACCGCGTTTCTCGCCCTCGAGCAAAGATCCGAAGCCGAAGATGCCTTTCGTCGGGCGATCAAACTTCGTGAAGACTGGACCCTGCCGATGGCCGCGCTCGGTTCGCTGCTCGTGCAGCGAGCCGAATTCGCCGAAGCTGAGACATTATTGTTGAAAGCGGTCGAGCTCGACCCGCAAAACTCACCGGCATTCACGGCGCTCGCCGATTTGCGATTGCGGACCAGGGCCCGGCCGGAGGTTCTCTCGGATCTGCTGACGAAAATCAGGATTCTGACCGGCAAGGCAAAACCGACCTCGGGGATCTTGATCGCCCAAGCGTCGATCGAGCGCGCCCTGAATGACATCGCCGGCGCAAAGTTGAGCGTCGAACGCGCGCTCTCGATCGAGCCGAACAGTCGGACAGCGCTTGCCGAACGCGCCGAGATCGCGCTCGTGGCGAATGACGCGAAGAGCGCCGTGGTTGACGCACAATCGCTGGTGAGGTCGTCCCCATCGGCGGCGAACAAATTTCTGCTGGCCCGCGCACTCGCGGCGGGCGGCAGTGTTGAAGAGGCGTTGAAACTCATCGACTCGATTCCCGAGAGGACAAAGGAAGTCGAGGCGTTTCGGCAGATACTCGTCGATGCGGCGTCGGTCGACCCGGCCAGCCTCGAGAAGCAACTCGCCGCGGACCCGAAGAATGTTGTCGTCCTCGGACGGCTTTGTTCGCTGTTGCGGACATCTGACCCGCAAAAGGCGCTCGACTACTGTCGCCGGGCGTACGACGAAGATCCGAAGAACATTGATTATGTGATCGGTTTCGGCGCAGCGTTGGTTCAGGCCAAGCAGTACGAAAACGCGATCACTGTCCTGGACAAGGTCTTGAGGGTCGCGCCGGACAACTTCACGGCGCGCGCAAATCTGGCGGTCGCCCTGTTTCAGCTCAAGCGATTCGCCGAGGCGAAGACCGCTTACCGGTGGCTGGCCGACAGACGGCCGGACCTCGCGATCGCGCATTATTTTCTCGGGATCATACACGACCAGCTGCAGGAATATATGGACGCGATGGCGAACTATCAGAGATTTCTTAAACTTGCGGATCCGGAAGCGCAAAGGCTCGAGATCGATAAGGTGAACTTGCGCCTTCCGATCTTGCAGAAACAGATCAAGAAAAAGGTGTGA
- a CDS encoding aminotransferase class V-fold PLP-dependent enzyme: MMAMSSGVVASLLETVRAKSRAVEHLSPETVAADEDFWAVIQQSFSVTRGIVNLNNGGVSPSPRIVTEAFVRYTWQQEDATAYTMWQILEPQSETIRAGLAEIFGCDTEEIAITRNASESLETLLLGLDFKPGDEILTTTQDYGRMLNTLKQRELREGLKLNLIKIPIAPTDINDLATPFERAITPKTKLIMVAHQINLTGQIMPVRKVCEMARARGIETIVDGAHAFAQFDFKRDDLQCDYYGTSLHKWLYAPKGTGLLYVKKDKIPKVWPLMASDEKQKSDIRKFEEIGTHSAAMRLAIGESIAYHNAIGGKRKEARLRYLSRYWMNKLKDVPKIGFNTSFDENQSCAIANVKVDGIDPVKIGSYLMAKHKIYTTPIVHEEFTGIRITPNVYTTLWELDRFCALMTQIATKGLPA, from the coding sequence ATGATGGCGATGTCGTCGGGCGTCGTCGCCTCGCTCCTTGAAACGGTCCGCGCCAAGTCGCGCGCGGTTGAACATCTTTCTCCGGAAACGGTCGCCGCTGACGAAGACTTCTGGGCCGTGATCCAGCAATCGTTCTCGGTCACCCGCGGGATCGTCAATCTCAACAACGGCGGCGTCAGTCCGAGTCCGCGCATCGTCACCGAAGCTTTCGTGCGTTACACCTGGCAGCAGGAAGACGCGACTGCCTACACGATGTGGCAGATCCTCGAACCGCAGTCGGAAACGATCCGCGCCGGACTTGCCGAGATATTTGGCTGCGACACGGAGGAGATCGCGATCACGCGCAACGCGAGCGAGTCGCTCGAAACGCTTCTGCTCGGCCTGGATTTCAAGCCCGGTGACGAGATCCTGACAACGACTCAGGACTACGGCCGGATGCTGAATACGCTCAAGCAGCGCGAACTTCGCGAGGGACTGAAGCTGAATCTGATCAAGATCCCGATCGCGCCGACGGACATCAACGATCTCGCGACGCCGTTTGAACGAGCGATCACGCCGAAGACGAAATTGATTATGGTCGCGCATCAGATCAACCTGACAGGTCAGATAATGCCTGTACGGAAAGTCTGCGAGATGGCCCGCGCTCGCGGGATCGAGACGATCGTCGACGGCGCGCACGCGTTCGCGCAGTTCGATTTCAAACGCGACGATCTGCAGTGCGATTATTACGGAACGTCCCTTCATAAATGGCTTTACGCGCCGAAGGGGACCGGGCTTCTGTACGTCAAGAAGGACAAGATCCCGAAGGTTTGGCCGCTGATGGCTTCGGACGAAAAGCAAAAAAGCGACATTCGCAAGTTTGAGGAGATCGGAACGCATTCGGCCGCGATGCGGCTCGCGATCGGCGAGTCGATCGCGTATCACAACGCCATCGGCGGAAAACGCAAAGAAGCCCGGCTGCGGTATCTATCGCGCTACTGGATGAACAAACTCAAGGACGTTCCGAAGATCGGCTTCAACACGTCGTTCGATGAGAATCAGTCCTGCGCGATCGCCAACGTCAAAGTGGACGGCATTGATCCGGTCAAGATCGGAAGCTATCTGATGGCGAAGCACAAGATCTACACGACGCCGATCGTTCACGAGGAATTTACTGGAATCCGGATCACGCCGAATGTCTATACGACGCTCTGGGAACTCGACCGGTTCTGCGCTCTGATGACGCAGATCGCGACGAAGGGACTTCCGGCGTAG
- the larE gene encoding ATP-dependent sacrificial sulfur transferase LarE — translation MAEPQTASAISANESKELQLRSLMRGYGRVLVAYSGGVDSAYLAYVANDELGPDAVCITGISPSVPQVQRDEANAVAVKFGFNHRFVATDELEDVNYTANPSDRCFHCKSELYSKLGAIAKAESIAFVVDGSNADDAGDYRPGMSAAAEKGVVSPLREVGMTKDEIRELSKTAGLPGWDKPASPCLSSRIAYGVPVTIERLSKIERGEAMLRELGFREFRVRVHAELARIEIAPSELAKALDPEFAATVSDAFTKLGFRFVTLDLRGFRSGAMNEVLEK, via the coding sequence ATGGCCGAACCGCAAACAGCTTCAGCGATCTCCGCGAACGAAAGCAAAGAACTCCAACTTCGCAGTTTGATGCGCGGATATGGACGTGTGTTGGTCGCCTATTCCGGCGGCGTCGACAGCGCCTATCTGGCGTACGTCGCCAACGACGAACTCGGACCGGACGCAGTTTGCATCACCGGCATCTCGCCGAGCGTTCCGCAGGTTCAGCGCGACGAAGCCAACGCCGTCGCCGTCAAATTCGGTTTCAATCATCGGTTTGTCGCAACGGACGAGCTCGAAGATGTGAACTATACGGCCAACCCAAGCGATCGATGCTTTCACTGCAAATCAGAACTCTACTCAAAACTTGGAGCGATCGCGAAGGCTGAATCGATCGCTTTCGTAGTCGACGGTTCAAATGCCGATGACGCGGGCGATTACCGGCCGGGGATGTCGGCGGCGGCTGAAAAGGGAGTCGTCAGCCCCTTGAGGGAAGTTGGAATGACGAAAGATGAGATTCGCGAACTGAGCAAAACGGCCGGACTGCCCGGATGGGACAAGCCGGCGAGTCCGTGCCTGTCGTCGCGGATCGCGTACGGCGTTCCGGTGACAATCGAACGTTTGTCGAAGATCGAACGCGGCGAGGCGATGTTGCGTGAGTTGGGCTTTCGCGAGTTCCGCGTCCGGGTGCACGCGGAGCTTGCACGTATCGAGATCGCGCCGTCTGAACTTGCGAAGGCGCTTGATCCGGAGTTTGCGGCGACCGTTTCGGATGCATTCACGAAGCTTGGATTCCGATTCGTGACTTTGGACCTGAGAGGATTCCGGAGCGGCGCGATGAATGAAGTGCTTGAAAAATAG
- the gcvT gene encoding glycine cleavage system aminomethyltransferase GcvT: MSTEYLKKTPLNEVHRRSGGKMVDFGGWDMPVQYEAGVIAEHMATRERAGLFDVSHMGEIWVDGPDAIRFVNHLTTNDVARLVDGQAHYSALTNESGGVVDDLLVYRFAEDRLFLVVNAGTQDKDWAWIAPKAADFDVKLRHASVEYCQIAIQGPKALGILQTLTPTDLSSIKYYHFTTGTVDGVDSIISRTGYTGEDGFEVYAEASKAEQLWNKVMEAGAGVGILPCGLAARNTLRLESAMSLYGHELSDTISPLEANLGWICKLDKGDFIGREPMQKLKEEGLKRKLVGFEMTDRGIARDGFEVFIGDEKVGNVTSASPAPFLKKNIGLAFLPTEFAKTGQEITIDVRGKKLAAVVVPTPFYKREK, encoded by the coding sequence ATGTCCACAGAATATTTGAAGAAAACTCCGCTAAATGAAGTTCACCGCCGGTCGGGCGGAAAAATGGTCGATTTCGGCGGCTGGGACATGCCGGTGCAATACGAGGCCGGCGTCATCGCCGAACATATGGCAACACGTGAGCGAGCCGGGCTTTTCGACGTCTCGCATATGGGCGAAATATGGGTCGACGGGCCCGACGCGATCCGCTTCGTCAACCATTTGACGACCAACGATGTCGCCAGGCTCGTTGACGGCCAGGCCCATTATTCGGCGCTGACGAATGAGTCCGGCGGCGTTGTCGATGATCTGCTTGTTTACCGCTTTGCCGAAGACCGTTTGTTTCTGGTCGTCAACGCCGGCACTCAGGACAAGGACTGGGCTTGGATCGCGCCGAAAGCCGCCGACTTCGACGTCAAATTGCGGCACGCTTCGGTCGAGTATTGCCAGATCGCGATCCAGGGCCCGAAAGCGCTCGGAATTCTCCAGACCCTGACACCGACGGATCTCTCGTCAATCAAGTATTACCATTTCACGACCGGAACCGTAGACGGCGTCGATTCGATCATCTCGCGCACCGGATATACCGGTGAAGACGGGTTTGAAGTTTACGCCGAAGCGTCGAAAGCGGAACAGCTTTGGAACAAGGTGATGGAGGCGGGCGCCGGTGTTGGAATTCTTCCCTGCGGACTCGCCGCCCGAAATACGCTGCGGCTTGAATCGGCGATGTCGCTTTACGGACACGAACTGAGCGACACGATCTCGCCGCTCGAGGCGAACCTCGGCTGGATCTGCAAACTCGACAAAGGCGACTTCATTGGCCGCGAACCGATGCAAAAACTCAAGGAAGAAGGCCTTAAGCGCAAACTGGTCGGGTTCGAAATGACCGACCGCGGCATTGCCCGCGACGGGTTTGAGGTTTTTATCGGCGACGAGAAGGTTGGCAATGTCACTTCGGCCAGTCCGGCGCCGTTTCTGAAGAAGAATATCGGGCTCGCGTTTCTTCCGACCGAATTTGCAAAAACCGGTCAAGAAATTACAATTGATGTGAGAGGAAAAAAGCTGGCGGCAGTTGTCGTTCCGACGCCGTTTTACAAGAGAGAAAAGTAA
- a CDS encoding DUF1572 family protein has product MLRQTLSELFTRDLNALKDEIGKYENEADMWKIAGGVTNSAGNLCLHLIGNINHFFGALIAKNGFVRDRDAEFTSKNVPREQMSESIDRAIEVLREAIDGLSDADLETNFAVQHRDRNVSTLQMLLHLSTHLNYHLGQINYHRRLLG; this is encoded by the coding sequence ATGTTGAGACAAACGCTTAGCGAACTGTTCACGCGGGACCTGAACGCTCTTAAAGACGAGATCGGCAAATATGAAAACGAGGCCGATATGTGGAAAATAGCCGGCGGGGTAACCAATTCCGCCGGCAACCTGTGCCTTCACTTGATCGGAAACATCAACCACTTTTTTGGAGCGTTGATAGCAAAGAACGGTTTCGTGCGCGATCGCGACGCGGAATTCACGTCGAAAAATGTCCCCCGTGAGCAAATGTCGGAGAGCATTGACCGTGCGATCGAGGTTCTGCGCGAAGCAATCGACGGATTGAGCGACGCTGATCTTGAAACGAACTTCGCAGTCCAACATCGTGACCGCAATGTTTCGACGCTTCAGATGCTTCTTCATCTATCGACGCATCTTAATTACCATCTCGGCCAGATAAATTACCACCGCCGCCTGCTCGGATAG